A single region of the Anopheles funestus chromosome X, idAnoFuneDA-416_04, whole genome shotgun sequence genome encodes:
- the LOC125767027 gene encoding uncharacterized protein LOC125767027 isoform X1, which produces MAMHIPFYLYCNFLGLPSCCWMLDFLKKIMCKKIKLQIELEKLNEATDNINKYEVDLDEAKNEFRELLRESAEKIKAVAKKVGNSIDAAKPYYEARLYASQLAKETQQCALNFDKAKSVHAAAKEMVYLAEQGLGEKSTLDTACQEMLTHATTRVNESQNECTEMRNVLKISELKLEVANNRVCKLHSQLKGAIRASSFDIRRNLLLMNIIAYQHELLFLPYYELRANYNALLLEQKQKVVELETKVAESKLRYNEALSNLERISEEIHRQRKARANSLDEDGGGSGSSSSSAVTGRGGKMLATMHLPFSNSPSAARIDSNDEYLEFPAKLSIKASPIKQKYLDKLDCPHLLKDFARKTSPSGESDSDNYQFSPNPTIDDITNMSSEDIEQWTEIRLSNSNSSSSGYSQHNSLVLEDAPTPQDETTDSSSEDSPKAKTRIIKMETYQPEGGTRRTDGIAGWIAKTGSVVGSAASGSNAGNNNSTNATTASTGRRQSLDIIIDTGDRVKDVFAQGIQRIGKTLERRNSESEVARDESAGSDFFLFQRSDPAKDGLSDEQVENLLLDQDCSDIFQNVVNISK; this is translated from the exons ATGGCGATGCATATTCCATTCTATTTGTATTGCAACTTTTTGGGTCTTCCTTCTTGTTGTTGGATGTTGgatttcctaaaaaaaataatgtgcaaaaaaattaaattacagaTTGAGCtggaaaaattaaacgaaGCAACcgacaacatcaacaaatatGAAGTCGATCTGGAC GAAGCGAAAAATGAGTTCCGTGAGCTGCTGAGGGAAAGTGCGGAAAAGATAAAGGCGGTCGCTAAAAAGGTTGGCAATTCGATCGATGCAGCGAAACCATACTATGAGGCACGGCTTTACGCCTCACAG CTAGCGAAGGAAACGCAACAGTGTGCGCTTAACTTCGACAAAGCGAAATCCGTGCATGCCGCGGCCAAGGAGATGGTATACCTAGCGGAACAGGGGCTGGGCGAAAAGTCGACGCTCGATACGGCGTGCCAGGAGATGCTGACGCACGCGACGACACGCGTTAACGAAAGCCAGAACGAATGTACGGAAATGCGGAACGTGTTGAAAATCAGCGAACTCAAACTGGAGGTAGCTAACAACCGGGTTTGCAAGCTGCACTCCCAGCTCAAGGGTGCCATACGGGCGTCAAG TTTCGATATCCGGCGCAATCTTTTGTTGATGAACATTATTGCCTACCAGCATGAGTTGCTTTTCCT ACCGTACTATGAGCTGCGGGCCAACTATAATGCACTGCTGCTGGAACAGAAGCAGAAGGTGGTGGAGCTCGAAACGAAGGTAGCCGAATCGAAGCTACGATACAACGAGGCCTTGTCGAACCTAGAACGCATCTCGGAGGAGATCCACCGGCAGCGTAAGGCACGTGCCAACAGTCTGGACGAGGATGGTGGCGGTTCCGGATCGTCCTCATCGTCCGCCGTAACCGGGCGTGGCGGTAAGATGCTTGCAACGATGCATCTGCCGTTCAGCAACTCACCGTCGGCGGCCCGTATCGACAGCAACGACGAATATCTGGAGTTTCCGGCGAAACTGTCGATCAAGGCGAGCCCGATCAAGCAAAAGTATCTGGACAAGCTGGACTGTCCGCATCTGCTGAAGGACTTTGCGCGCAAAACGAGCCCGAGCGGTGAGAGCGACTCGGACAACTATCAGTTCTCGCCGAATCCAACGATCGACGACATTACGAACATGTCGTCGGAAGACATTGAACAGTGGACGGAGATACGGTTGTCAAACTCGAACAGTAGCAGCTCGGGGTACTCGCAGCACAATTCGCTAGTGCTGGAGGATGCACCGACGCCGCAGGACGAAACGACCGATTCGTCGTCCGAGGACAGCCCGAAAGCGAAGACGCGCATTATCAAGATGGAAACGTATCAGCCGGAAGGTGGGACACGGCGTACGGACGGTATCGCTGGTTGGATCGCTAAAACGGGGAGTGTCGTCGGTTCGGCAGCGTCCGGTTCGAACGCGGGCAACAACAATAGCACCAACGCGACCACCGCCAGCACCGGACGGCGCCAGAGCCTGGACATCATCATCGATACCGGCGACCGGGTGAAGGATGTGTTTGCGCAAGGTATCCAGCGCATCGGCAAAACGCTCGAGCGGCGCAACAGCGAATCGGAGGTCGCCCGGGACGAATCGGCTggtagtgatttttttctcttccagcGCTCGGACCCTGCAAAGGATGGTCTGTCGGATGAGCAGGTGGAGAACCTTCTTCTAGATCAAGACTGCTCCGACATCTTTCAGAACGTGGTAAACATATCAAAATGA
- the LOC125767027 gene encoding uncharacterized protein LOC125767027 isoform X4, with the protein MTSLDSDSNVPVDPRVQIELEKLNEATDNINKYEVDLDEAKNEFRELLRESAEKIKAVAKKVGNSIDAAKPYYEARLYASQLAKETQQCALNFDKAKSVHAAAKEMVYLAEQGLGEKSTLDTACQEMLTHATTRVNESQNECTEMRNVLKISELKLEVANNRVCKLHSQLKGAIRASRPYYELRANYNALLLEQKQKVVELETKVAESKLRYNEALSNLERISEEIHRQRKARANSLDEDGGGSGSSSSSAVTGRGGKMLATMHLPFSNSPSAARIDSNDEYLEFPAKLSIKASPIKQKYLDKLDCPHLLKDFARKTSPSGESDSDNYQFSPNPTIDDITNMSSEDIEQWTEIRLSNSNSSSSGYSQHNSLVLEDAPTPQDETTDSSSEDSPKAKTRIIKMETYQPEGGTRRTDGIAGWIAKTGSVVGSAASGSNAGNNNSTNATTASTGRRQSLDIIIDTGDRVKDVFAQGIQRIGKTLERRNSESEVARDESAGSDFFLFQRSDPAKDGLSDEQVENLLLDQDCSDIFQNVVNISK; encoded by the exons ATGACGTCGTTGGACAGCGATAGTAATGTTCCGGTGGATCCTAGAGTGCAG aTTGAGCtggaaaaattaaacgaaGCAACcgacaacatcaacaaatatGAAGTCGATCTGGAC GAAGCGAAAAATGAGTTCCGTGAGCTGCTGAGGGAAAGTGCGGAAAAGATAAAGGCGGTCGCTAAAAAGGTTGGCAATTCGATCGATGCAGCGAAACCATACTATGAGGCACGGCTTTACGCCTCACAG CTAGCGAAGGAAACGCAACAGTGTGCGCTTAACTTCGACAAAGCGAAATCCGTGCATGCCGCGGCCAAGGAGATGGTATACCTAGCGGAACAGGGGCTGGGCGAAAAGTCGACGCTCGATACGGCGTGCCAGGAGATGCTGACGCACGCGACGACACGCGTTAACGAAAGCCAGAACGAATGTACGGAAATGCGGAACGTGTTGAAAATCAGCGAACTCAAACTGGAGGTAGCTAACAACCGGGTTTGCAAGCTGCACTCCCAGCTCAAGGGTGCCATACGGGCGTCAAG ACCGTACTATGAGCTGCGGGCCAACTATAATGCACTGCTGCTGGAACAGAAGCAGAAGGTGGTGGAGCTCGAAACGAAGGTAGCCGAATCGAAGCTACGATACAACGAGGCCTTGTCGAACCTAGAACGCATCTCGGAGGAGATCCACCGGCAGCGTAAGGCACGTGCCAACAGTCTGGACGAGGATGGTGGCGGTTCCGGATCGTCCTCATCGTCCGCCGTAACCGGGCGTGGCGGTAAGATGCTTGCAACGATGCATCTGCCGTTCAGCAACTCACCGTCGGCGGCCCGTATCGACAGCAACGACGAATATCTGGAGTTTCCGGCGAAACTGTCGATCAAGGCGAGCCCGATCAAGCAAAAGTATCTGGACAAGCTGGACTGTCCGCATCTGCTGAAGGACTTTGCGCGCAAAACGAGCCCGAGCGGTGAGAGCGACTCGGACAACTATCAGTTCTCGCCGAATCCAACGATCGACGACATTACGAACATGTCGTCGGAAGACATTGAACAGTGGACGGAGATACGGTTGTCAAACTCGAACAGTAGCAGCTCGGGGTACTCGCAGCACAATTCGCTAGTGCTGGAGGATGCACCGACGCCGCAGGACGAAACGACCGATTCGTCGTCCGAGGACAGCCCGAAAGCGAAGACGCGCATTATCAAGATGGAAACGTATCAGCCGGAAGGTGGGACACGGCGTACGGACGGTATCGCTGGTTGGATCGCTAAAACGGGGAGTGTCGTCGGTTCGGCAGCGTCCGGTTCGAACGCGGGCAACAACAATAGCACCAACGCGACCACCGCCAGCACCGGACGGCGCCAGAGCCTGGACATCATCATCGATACCGGCGACCGGGTGAAGGATGTGTTTGCGCAAGGTATCCAGCGCATCGGCAAAACGCTCGAGCGGCGCAACAGCGAATCGGAGGTCGCCCGGGACGAATCGGCTggtagtgatttttttctcttccagcGCTCGGACCCTGCAAAGGATGGTCTGTCGGATGAGCAGGTGGAGAACCTTCTTCTAGATCAAGACTGCTCCGACATCTTTCAGAACGTGGTAAACATATCAAAATGA
- the LOC125767067 gene encoding AH receptor-interacting protein, whose product MDCSPVDTLILKTIVHTGTKVVPFRDGTRVKFHYQTRKCDESRTLIDDSRTQQKPMELVLGKKFKLEVWESIVQQMALHEVARFRCDKSLVMQYPFVSKTIRDSQKPREERKHCCGMTVQNEGIGYKDLDELFTNPQDLEFTIEILSIESPEEYEKESWQLSDNEKRSLVEKLREQGNAAYKANNLTAALEAYSYATGIIEQLMLKEKPHEPEWNELAQMKVPLLLNYSQCKLFEKDYYAVIEHCTEVLKYDQNCVKAWFRRGRAHAGAWNFDRAKSDYERAAELDSNLQPSVRKELAKLQEQQRLRDIEDKLKYQKLF is encoded by the exons ATGGATTGCAGCCCAGTGGATACGCTCATTTTGAAAACTATCGTACACACGGGCACGAAGGTGGTTCCGTTTCGTGATGGCACGAGG GTAAAATTCCACTACCAAACGAGAAAATGTGACGAATCGCGAACGCTTATTGACGACAGTCGAACGCAGCAGAAACCAATGGAGCTGGTGTTGGGCAAAAAGTTCAAGCTCGAGGTGTGGGAATCGATCGTACAGCAGATGGCCCTGCACGAGGTGGCACGGTTTCGATGCGATAAATCACTGGTAATGCAGTACCCGTTCGTGTCGAAAACGATCCGCGACTCGCAGAAACCGCGGGAGGAGCGGAAACACTGTTGCGGCATGACGGTACAGAACGAAGGGATCGGGTACAAGGATCTGGACGAACTGTTCACCAACCCACAAGACCTGGAGTTCACCATCGAAATACTGTCGATCGAAAGCCCGGAAGAGTACGAGAAAGAATCGTGGCAGCTAAGTGACAACGAGAAGCGGTCGCTGGTGGAAAAGCTGCGCGAACAGGGCAATGCAGCATACAAAGCGAACAACCTTACCGCAGCCCTGGAGGCATACTCGTACGCCACGGGCATCATCGAACAGTTGATGCTGAA ggaaaaaccacACGAACCGGAATGGAATGAGCTGGCTCAGATGAAGGTTCCACTGCTGTTGAACTACTCCCAGTGCAAGCTGTTCGAGAAGGACTACTATGCGGTGATCGAGCATTGTACCGAGGTGCTGAAGTACGATCAGAATTGCGTAAAGGCGTGGTTTAGGCGTGGCAGGGCCCATGCCGGTGCATGGAACTTTGATCGTGCGAAATCCGACTATGAACGTGCTGCCGAGCTGGACTCTAATCTGCAGCCTTCCGTACGTAAGGAGCTGGCCAAGTTGCAGGAACAACAGCGCCTAAGGGATATAGAGGATAAGTTGAAGTATCAGAAGcttttttag
- the LOC125767027 gene encoding uncharacterized protein LOC125767027 isoform X2, producing the protein MTSLDSDSNVPVDPRVQIELEKLNEATDNINKYEVDLDEAKNEFRELLRESAEKIKAVAKKVGNSIDAAKPYYEARLYASQLAKETQQCALNFDKAKSVHAAAKEMVYLAEQGLGEKSTLDTACQEMLTHATTRVNESQNECTEMRNVLKISELKLEVANNRVCKLHSQLKGAIRASSFDIRRNLLLMNIIAYQHELLFLPYYELRANYNALLLEQKQKVVELETKVAESKLRYNEALSNLERISEEIHRQRKARANSLDEDGGGSGSSSSSAVTGRGGKMLATMHLPFSNSPSAARIDSNDEYLEFPAKLSIKASPIKQKYLDKLDCPHLLKDFARKTSPSGESDSDNYQFSPNPTIDDITNMSSEDIEQWTEIRLSNSNSSSSGYSQHNSLVLEDAPTPQDETTDSSSEDSPKAKTRIIKMETYQPEGGTRRTDGIAGWIAKTGSVVGSAASGSNAGNNNSTNATTASTGRRQSLDIIIDTGDRVKDVFAQGIQRIGKTLERRNSESEVARDESAGSDFFLFQRSDPAKDGLSDEQVENLLLDQDCSDIFQNVVNISK; encoded by the exons ATGACGTCGTTGGACAGCGATAGTAATGTTCCGGTGGATCCTAGAGTGCAG aTTGAGCtggaaaaattaaacgaaGCAACcgacaacatcaacaaatatGAAGTCGATCTGGAC GAAGCGAAAAATGAGTTCCGTGAGCTGCTGAGGGAAAGTGCGGAAAAGATAAAGGCGGTCGCTAAAAAGGTTGGCAATTCGATCGATGCAGCGAAACCATACTATGAGGCACGGCTTTACGCCTCACAG CTAGCGAAGGAAACGCAACAGTGTGCGCTTAACTTCGACAAAGCGAAATCCGTGCATGCCGCGGCCAAGGAGATGGTATACCTAGCGGAACAGGGGCTGGGCGAAAAGTCGACGCTCGATACGGCGTGCCAGGAGATGCTGACGCACGCGACGACACGCGTTAACGAAAGCCAGAACGAATGTACGGAAATGCGGAACGTGTTGAAAATCAGCGAACTCAAACTGGAGGTAGCTAACAACCGGGTTTGCAAGCTGCACTCCCAGCTCAAGGGTGCCATACGGGCGTCAAG TTTCGATATCCGGCGCAATCTTTTGTTGATGAACATTATTGCCTACCAGCATGAGTTGCTTTTCCT ACCGTACTATGAGCTGCGGGCCAACTATAATGCACTGCTGCTGGAACAGAAGCAGAAGGTGGTGGAGCTCGAAACGAAGGTAGCCGAATCGAAGCTACGATACAACGAGGCCTTGTCGAACCTAGAACGCATCTCGGAGGAGATCCACCGGCAGCGTAAGGCACGTGCCAACAGTCTGGACGAGGATGGTGGCGGTTCCGGATCGTCCTCATCGTCCGCCGTAACCGGGCGTGGCGGTAAGATGCTTGCAACGATGCATCTGCCGTTCAGCAACTCACCGTCGGCGGCCCGTATCGACAGCAACGACGAATATCTGGAGTTTCCGGCGAAACTGTCGATCAAGGCGAGCCCGATCAAGCAAAAGTATCTGGACAAGCTGGACTGTCCGCATCTGCTGAAGGACTTTGCGCGCAAAACGAGCCCGAGCGGTGAGAGCGACTCGGACAACTATCAGTTCTCGCCGAATCCAACGATCGACGACATTACGAACATGTCGTCGGAAGACATTGAACAGTGGACGGAGATACGGTTGTCAAACTCGAACAGTAGCAGCTCGGGGTACTCGCAGCACAATTCGCTAGTGCTGGAGGATGCACCGACGCCGCAGGACGAAACGACCGATTCGTCGTCCGAGGACAGCCCGAAAGCGAAGACGCGCATTATCAAGATGGAAACGTATCAGCCGGAAGGTGGGACACGGCGTACGGACGGTATCGCTGGTTGGATCGCTAAAACGGGGAGTGTCGTCGGTTCGGCAGCGTCCGGTTCGAACGCGGGCAACAACAATAGCACCAACGCGACCACCGCCAGCACCGGACGGCGCCAGAGCCTGGACATCATCATCGATACCGGCGACCGGGTGAAGGATGTGTTTGCGCAAGGTATCCAGCGCATCGGCAAAACGCTCGAGCGGCGCAACAGCGAATCGGAGGTCGCCCGGGACGAATCGGCTggtagtgatttttttctcttccagcGCTCGGACCCTGCAAAGGATGGTCTGTCGGATGAGCAGGTGGAGAACCTTCTTCTAGATCAAGACTGCTCCGACATCTTTCAGAACGTGGTAAACATATCAAAATGA
- the LOC125767027 gene encoding uncharacterized protein LOC125767027 isoform X3 produces the protein MAMHIPFYLYCNFLGLPSCCWMLDFLKKIMCKKIKLQIELEKLNEATDNINKYEVDLDEAKNEFRELLRESAEKIKAVAKKVGNSIDAAKPYYEARLYASQLAKETQQCALNFDKAKSVHAAAKEMVYLAEQGLGEKSTLDTACQEMLTHATTRVNESQNECTEMRNVLKISELKLEVANNRVCKLHSQLKGAIRASRPYYELRANYNALLLEQKQKVVELETKVAESKLRYNEALSNLERISEEIHRQRKARANSLDEDGGGSGSSSSSAVTGRGGKMLATMHLPFSNSPSAARIDSNDEYLEFPAKLSIKASPIKQKYLDKLDCPHLLKDFARKTSPSGESDSDNYQFSPNPTIDDITNMSSEDIEQWTEIRLSNSNSSSSGYSQHNSLVLEDAPTPQDETTDSSSEDSPKAKTRIIKMETYQPEGGTRRTDGIAGWIAKTGSVVGSAASGSNAGNNNSTNATTASTGRRQSLDIIIDTGDRVKDVFAQGIQRIGKTLERRNSESEVARDESAGSDFFLFQRSDPAKDGLSDEQVENLLLDQDCSDIFQNVVNISK, from the exons ATGGCGATGCATATTCCATTCTATTTGTATTGCAACTTTTTGGGTCTTCCTTCTTGTTGTTGGATGTTGgatttcctaaaaaaaataatgtgcaaaaaaattaaattacagaTTGAGCtggaaaaattaaacgaaGCAACcgacaacatcaacaaatatGAAGTCGATCTGGAC GAAGCGAAAAATGAGTTCCGTGAGCTGCTGAGGGAAAGTGCGGAAAAGATAAAGGCGGTCGCTAAAAAGGTTGGCAATTCGATCGATGCAGCGAAACCATACTATGAGGCACGGCTTTACGCCTCACAG CTAGCGAAGGAAACGCAACAGTGTGCGCTTAACTTCGACAAAGCGAAATCCGTGCATGCCGCGGCCAAGGAGATGGTATACCTAGCGGAACAGGGGCTGGGCGAAAAGTCGACGCTCGATACGGCGTGCCAGGAGATGCTGACGCACGCGACGACACGCGTTAACGAAAGCCAGAACGAATGTACGGAAATGCGGAACGTGTTGAAAATCAGCGAACTCAAACTGGAGGTAGCTAACAACCGGGTTTGCAAGCTGCACTCCCAGCTCAAGGGTGCCATACGGGCGTCAAG ACCGTACTATGAGCTGCGGGCCAACTATAATGCACTGCTGCTGGAACAGAAGCAGAAGGTGGTGGAGCTCGAAACGAAGGTAGCCGAATCGAAGCTACGATACAACGAGGCCTTGTCGAACCTAGAACGCATCTCGGAGGAGATCCACCGGCAGCGTAAGGCACGTGCCAACAGTCTGGACGAGGATGGTGGCGGTTCCGGATCGTCCTCATCGTCCGCCGTAACCGGGCGTGGCGGTAAGATGCTTGCAACGATGCATCTGCCGTTCAGCAACTCACCGTCGGCGGCCCGTATCGACAGCAACGACGAATATCTGGAGTTTCCGGCGAAACTGTCGATCAAGGCGAGCCCGATCAAGCAAAAGTATCTGGACAAGCTGGACTGTCCGCATCTGCTGAAGGACTTTGCGCGCAAAACGAGCCCGAGCGGTGAGAGCGACTCGGACAACTATCAGTTCTCGCCGAATCCAACGATCGACGACATTACGAACATGTCGTCGGAAGACATTGAACAGTGGACGGAGATACGGTTGTCAAACTCGAACAGTAGCAGCTCGGGGTACTCGCAGCACAATTCGCTAGTGCTGGAGGATGCACCGACGCCGCAGGACGAAACGACCGATTCGTCGTCCGAGGACAGCCCGAAAGCGAAGACGCGCATTATCAAGATGGAAACGTATCAGCCGGAAGGTGGGACACGGCGTACGGACGGTATCGCTGGTTGGATCGCTAAAACGGGGAGTGTCGTCGGTTCGGCAGCGTCCGGTTCGAACGCGGGCAACAACAATAGCACCAACGCGACCACCGCCAGCACCGGACGGCGCCAGAGCCTGGACATCATCATCGATACCGGCGACCGGGTGAAGGATGTGTTTGCGCAAGGTATCCAGCGCATCGGCAAAACGCTCGAGCGGCGCAACAGCGAATCGGAGGTCGCCCGGGACGAATCGGCTggtagtgatttttttctcttccagcGCTCGGACCCTGCAAAGGATGGTCTGTCGGATGAGCAGGTGGAGAACCTTCTTCTAGATCAAGACTGCTCCGACATCTTTCAGAACGTGGTAAACATATCAAAATGA